The segment CAACGTTCGATGGCCGATGCAATGTCACCACACCATATTGCTTGGCGGTCAGACCAAGCCGGGCAAGTGTGTCCTGTTTCTTTGCGTTTTGCAAATGCACTAGCAGCGTATCGATCATCACATTGCCGACCAAGTGCACGTGCGACGGATCATGCCCTTCACGCAACAAGTTTTTCACACCGGCTGGCTCGCTGCACAGCAAAAGATCCGAAATGGAATCTGTCACCATACGGTTGATTTCTTCAGGCATTGAACGATCAAAGCTTCGCAAACCGGCTTCGACGTGAGCCACCGGCACATGAACTTTCGTGGCCGCAATGGCAGCCGCCATCGTTGAGTTGACATCGCCAACGACGACCAATCGATCAAACGGATTGCCTTCGCTTGCCGCATCCACCAGCACTTTCTCGATCGCGATCATCACGTCCGCAGTCTGGTGGGCATGCGACCCCGAGCCCACGTTAAGCGACAAGTCTGGCCGACGAATGCCAAGTTCATCAAAAAACACGTCCGACAAATTATGGTCATAGTGCTGTCCGGTATGAATCAGCGTTGTACTCAAACCGGGAAGAGAATCCAGCGCACGAAGGATCGGCGCGATCTTCATGAAGTTCGGACGAGCGCCAGCAACAATGGCAAAACGTTTGGTCAAGAGTTTTTCCTAGACAGGCGTTACGGTCGGACGCAGCAGCGACTTAGCGTCGTCGGCCGCAATCAAGGAAGTTGAATGTTGGCGGACCAGGGTTGGTTTTTCTGATACCAATCCACACATGCGGCCAGCCCCTCGTCCAGGTCGACCGATGGCTTCCAACCTAGAATTGTCTTTGCCTTGGACACGTTGGCCTGAGTCGTGACGATGTCCGCCTTGTGAAACTCGCGATGGGTCAATTTTGCTTTCTTACCCAGCAACGCTTCAAGCTTTGCGATGACTTCAAGAAGACTTACCGGATCATTCCCGCCGCCCAGATTGAAGATATCGAAACCAACCGGTTTCAGCGCAGCGATCGTGCCACGCGCGATATCGTCAACGTAGGTGAAGTCACGTGACTGGGTTCCATCACCAAACAATTCAATAGGCTCGCCCTGTGCAATCCAGTGAATGAACCGAAAAATGCACATATCGGGTCTTCCCGCAGGCCCGTAGACCGTGAAGTAACGACAAACCGAAATATCCATCTCGTACAAATGGTGATGCGAATGCGCGAGCATCTCGGCAGCCTTCTTCGACGCAGCGTACGACGAGATTGGCGTGTTGACGGGCAAAGATTCGTCAAAGGGCATCGGTTGGCCAGCATACAGCGACGACGTCGACGCCAAGACCATTTTCGAAACGTTGCGTTTACGCATCGATTCCAACAGGTTCAGCGTTCCCAACAAATTCGTCGTCATGTAGACACGCGGATTTTCCATGCTGTAGCGAACACCGGCGCGAGCCGCCAAGTTCAGCACGGCATCGAATTTGGTCGCATCAAAGATGGATTCGACTTCGGCTTCGTTTTCGATGTCCATCGTGTGCGACGTGAATCGATCGCATTTCAACTGATCCACACGGTGCTGTTTCAACGACACGTCGTAGTAGTCGTTCATGTTGTCGACGCCGACCACATGATGGCCTTGCTCAAGCAACATCGCGGCAACGCGAGACGCAATGAATCCAGCGCAGCCGGTAACCAGATAGTTCTTTGGTTGGATAGTCATCAGCTCACTAAGTTTTACGGATTTTTTCGCGGTTGGTCAAAACGTTGGCCGTCGCGTTGCGAGTGTCGACCACCAATGCAGAATGTTCGACGATCATGTCATAGTCAAAATCACTGTGATCGGTCGCAATGATCACTGCATCTTGGCTGGCAAGAAACTCTGGTGTAATCGTTTCGCTTTTCATGGGCGGCAAGTCGTAGTGTCGCATCTTAGGCATCGATGGCACGTGCGGATCGCTATACGTCAACTCGGCACCAGCCGCTAACAAAATCTTCATCAGATCAAAGGAAGGACTTTCGCGTGGGTCATCAACGTTTTTCTTGTACGCGATCCCCAGCATGCAAATCTTGCTGCCATTGATCGGCTTCTTCGCTTCGTTCAAAAACTCGGCGGTACGCGAGATCACGTACTGAGGCATCGAGCGATTGACTTCACCCGCCAATTCGATGAACCGAGCATTGAGACCTTGCTTGCGAGCCAGCCACGACAAGTAAAACGGATCAATCGGAATGCAGTGTCCACCCAGGCCAGGCCCCGGATAAAACGCTTGAAAGCCAAACGGCTTAGTCTTTGCCGCGTTGATGACTTCCCACACATCGATGTCCATCGCATCGAACAGAATTTTCAACTCGTTGACCAGCGCGATGTTGACCGCACGATAAATATTTTCCAACACCTTGGCTGCTTCGGCCACTTCGCAACTGCTAACCGGTACCGTTCCTGCGACTGCCGATTCGTAAAGTGCACATGCAACCTGCAAGCTCTCGTCGTTGATCGCACCGACAACCTTGGGAATGCCAGCAGCCGAGAAGTTGGGATTGCCCGGGTCTTCGCGTTCGGGACTGTAAGCGACAAAGAAATCTACGCCGGCTTTCAAGCCGCTCTTTTCCAGGATCGGAATCATGACGTCACGAGTGGTCGTTGGATAAGTCGTGCTTTCAAGCACCACCAACTGGCCTGGTCGCAACACCTTCGCGATCATTTCGCAAGTTTGGATCACATATGTCAGGTCAGGATCGCGAGCGTCATCCAAAGGGGTGGGAACACAGATCAACAGCGCATCCGGTTCGCTCATGCGATCCATGTCAGCGGTGGCGTCAAATTTCGCCTTTGACAACCA is part of the Rubripirellula reticaptiva genome and harbors:
- the wecB gene encoding non-hydrolyzing UDP-N-acetylglucosamine 2-epimerase, giving the protein MTKRFAIVAGARPNFMKIAPILRALDSLPGLSTTLIHTGQHYDHNLSDVFFDELGIRRPDLSLNVGSGSHAHQTADVMIAIEKVLVDAASEGNPFDRLVVVGDVNSTMAAAIAATKVHVPVAHVEAGLRSFDRSMPEEINRMVTDSISDLLLCSEPAGVKNLLREGHDPSHVHLVGNVMIDTLLVHLQNAKKQDTLARLGLTAKQYGVVTLHRPSNVDNPEMLKELLEVLVGISSRLPLVFPVHPRTKARISGFGLDSLLASSDQLRLLDPLGYLDFLCLTSQAKVIVTDSGGLQEESTALDVPCLTMRENTERPVTCDEGSGILIGQSPEMLREQLEAVLEGTYKDGKCPKLWDGNAAVRIADILVASVPEHDSSQADSRAS
- a CDS encoding SDR family NAD(P)-dependent oxidoreductase, which gives rise to MTIQPKNYLVTGCAGFIASRVAAMLLEQGHHVVGVDNMNDYYDVSLKQHRVDQLKCDRFTSHTMDIENEAEVESIFDATKFDAVLNLAARAGVRYSMENPRVYMTTNLLGTLNLLESMRKRNVSKMVLASTSSLYAGQPMPFDESLPVNTPISSYAASKKAAEMLAHSHHHLYEMDISVCRYFTVYGPAGRPDMCIFRFIHWIAQGEPIELFGDGTQSRDFTYVDDIARGTIAALKPVGFDIFNLGGGNDPVSLLEVIAKLEALLGKKAKLTHREFHKADIVTTQANVSKAKTILGWKPSVDLDEGLAACVDWYQKNQPWSANIQLP
- a CDS encoding nucleotide sugar dehydrogenase yields the protein MASDSCTQFLASLRDRESLVGVIGLGYVGLPLIDAFITAGFSCLGIDVDQTKVDTLKGGKSYIKHIDDKKIGVWLSKAKFDATADMDRMSEPDALLICVPTPLDDARDPDLTYVIQTCEMIAKVLRPGQLVVLESTTYPTTTRDVMIPILEKSGLKAGVDFFVAYSPEREDPGNPNFSAAGIPKVVGAINDESLQVACALYESAVAGTVPVSSCEVAEAAKVLENIYRAVNIALVNELKILFDAMDIDVWEVINAAKTKPFGFQAFYPGPGLGGHCIPIDPFYLSWLARKQGLNARFIELAGEVNRSMPQYVISRTAEFLNEAKKPINGSKICMLGIAYKKNVDDPRESPSFDLMKILLAAGAELTYSDPHVPSMPKMRHYDLPPMKSETITPEFLASQDAVIIATDHSDFDYDMIVEHSALVVDTRNATANVLTNREKIRKT